Proteins encoded by one window of Lacipirellulaceae bacterium:
- a CDS encoding DUF1559 domain-containing protein encodes MNVVGPRGKGFTLVELLVVIAIIGTLVGLLLPAVQAARESSRSNTCRMNLTQLHKATAQYEIDNKKYPGYVNPIGGGASWSAMLLPYLERRDLWERIQVGASASASVEVFVCPSNPPKTEGAPGMSYLANAGWIQREEIFPNSLECGKTENIANGVFFDKTRTDVSSRADIRDEVRVDNSCVPSPQPITKMTFAYIQAEGDGTTNTLLYSEGINAMVWTGITAPDKKWHYGFCWEKPVTIAAGYEDDNSTIETGSQYRYINRILKSLTNNPNEKPANSCAPSSYHAAGINVAFVGGSVRYLSEQIEPFVFAQLMTSNRRDSDLDEENLPQPDADDY; translated from the coding sequence ATGAATGTCGTGGGGCCAAGGGGCAAAGGTTTTACTCTCGTGGAATTGTTGGTGGTGATTGCCATCATAGGCACATTGGTCGGATTGCTACTGCCGGCGGTTCAGGCAGCTCGGGAGTCTTCACGTTCCAATACGTGTCGTATGAACTTAACGCAGTTGCACAAGGCAACCGCCCAGTACGAGATCGACAATAAGAAGTACCCCGGCTACGTGAATCCCATCGGCGGTGGCGCCAGTTGGTCCGCAATGCTGCTACCTTATCTGGAACGGCGCGACCTGTGGGAACGAATCCAAGTGGGAGCTAGTGCGAGTGCCTCGGTCGAAGTGTTCGTCTGCCCAAGCAACCCTCCGAAAACTGAAGGGGCGCCCGGGATGTCTTACCTGGCAAATGCAGGTTGGATCCAACGGGAAGAGATTTTCCCTAATTCCTTAGAATGTGGAAAAACGGAGAACATCGCAAACGGAGTCTTCTTTGACAAAACGCGAACGGACGTTAGCTCTCGAGCAGACATTCGTGATGAAGTTCGAGTGGATAATTCGTGCGTCCCCTCGCCTCAGCCAATCACTAAAATGACGTTCGCCTACATCCAAGCCGAAGGGGACGGCACAACCAATACGTTGTTGTACTCCGAAGGGATTAACGCAATGGTCTGGACCGGCATCACGGCCCCCGACAAAAAGTGGCACTACGGTTTCTGCTGGGAGAAACCTGTGACTATCGCGGCTGGTTACGAAGACGATAACAGCACGATCGAGACGGGCTCACAGTACCGCTACATCAATCGCATCCTCAAGTCGTTGACGAACAATCCAAACGAAAAGCCGGCCAACAGTTGTGCTCCTTCAAGTTATCACGCTGCGGGAATCAACGTGGCGTTCGTTGGTGGCAGCGTGAGGTACCTCTCGGAGCAAATCGAGCCCTTCGTTTTCGCGCAGTTGATGACGAGCAATCGGCGTGACTCCGATCTTGATGAAGAGAACCTGCCTCAGCCAGACGCCGACGACTATTGA
- the fae gene encoding formaldehyde-activating enzyme yields the protein MSMFIGEALTGDGNEIAHIDLMIGSKDGPVGTAFANALATQSDGHTNLLAVLTPNLAVKPATVMITKVTIKGMRQAVQMFGPAQAAVAKAVADSVADGVIDKGQAEDLVIVCGVFIHPEAADDKKIYDYNYEATKMAIVNAMGAKPSADEMIAGKEEAAHPFRGF from the coding sequence ATGTCGATGTTCATCGGAGAGGCCCTCACGGGCGACGGCAACGAAATCGCTCATATCGATCTTATGATCGGTAGCAAAGACGGCCCTGTCGGTACCGCTTTTGCCAACGCCTTGGCCACCCAGAGCGACGGCCACACCAACCTACTCGCTGTGCTGACCCCGAACTTGGCCGTTAAGCCAGCCACGGTCATGATCACCAAGGTCACGATCAAGGGCATGCGTCAGGCCGTTCAAATGTTCGGTCCTGCTCAAGCAGCCGTCGCGAAGGCCGTTGCCGATAGCGTGGCTGATGGCGTGATCGACAAAGGGCAGGCTGAAGATCTCGTCATCGTCTGCGGCGTGTTCATTCACCCTGAAGCTGCCGACGACAAGAAGATCTACGACTACAACTACGAAGCCACCAAGATGGCGATCGTCAACGCGATGGGCGCGAAGCCATCAGCCGACGAAATGATCGCCGGCAAGGAAGAAGCCGCCCACCCGTTCCGCGGCTTCTAG